The Piliocolobus tephrosceles isolate RC106 chromosome 4, ASM277652v3, whole genome shotgun sequence genome contains the following window.
ATAGGAGAATGGGTAACTAATGATGCATTTATATGGTATAATACTGCACAGTGGTAAAAAGACAAACTACCAATATATGTACCAGGTACAAAAGAGTACATCctgtgtaattccatttatgtgaagtttAATAGCAGACAAAAGTAATAGTTGGTGATAAGAAGTTAAAGCTACCTTGGGAGCTCATGGGAATCTTAAGTGGtgttggaaatgttctgtatcttgatcttGGTAGTGACATGGGTGTATACATACATGAAAAATCATCAAGTTAAGATTATtgtactttgtatatttttatacgtTAACCCTCACTAAAATATgaatgttattactattatttagcaacatatatttaaaaggtaaCTCAACTAAGTGTAAGTAAACTCAAATCGTAAGACCACCTTAAGCTAAGatataacaaaataaagatatgcTAATTTACTTTCTCAGGTTCATATCttatattttactaaatataCTATCCAGCCCCCTCTAAGTTGATAGTTATTTAACAGgattgatattttatatattttttttctaaaaatcaagaaataattatacaaaaatcTCAGTTCAGACGAAAATGTGGTTCATTTTAAGGAACAATGGCCCCACgttacaataattttattttccaggtGGTTTGGGAACATTCCATGCCCTTCTAAATACAGCTGTACATGTAGTCATGTATTCCTACTACGGACTCTCTACACTGGGACCAGCCTACCAGAAGTATTTGtggtggaaaaaatatttgacatcATTACAGCTTGTGAGTAATTAATTGTCTTTAAAACCATATATGAAGCAACTACAGTCACTTGTTTTCACTGTGAACTAGGATACtagttaaataaaaaagaaagttaacaaaACAATAGGGGTAGAGTGTCTGTCCCCTACATGATATGCCGTCATTGTTCTTAATAACGTTAGATGAACTTTGGTAACCAAAAGGCTGAGATAATTAAACAAGTGTGCATTTTTATGCCATCTGTGTactattttatgcatttatacaagaataaataaatttgtgattAAAATAACTCCAAAGTTATATGACCCTCAGTAGGCATAATACctattagaaattagaaattccATTAGCTCTAGATGGCCTTGAGGGAATGCAACTTTGAGGGAACGATGAGCCTTCCTGTGTTCTTACCTATCTAGTCCTAACATTTATAAGTCCGTCTTTCCTCCAGTCAATAAAAAgcattgtgagaattaaacatGTAGAAGGTTAGaccaatatatatgtattacCTAAATTTGAATACTGCCCTTACATAAACAATGTTTGAAAGAGCAGAGGCACTCAGTTTAAACCTAATAATACATTCTAAGCattaattctcaaaatatatGGTATTTAACTTTTTTGGAGACTCATTATGGGTTTGAGATGATGATTTGCTTTACATTTTATTGGTGTCCATTAAAAGGAGAATTCTACCATCCTTGTATTTCCACATTTGCAATCTATGATAAATTGATGTCATATTCTGCCAGTAACATCAATGAGAAAGTATGAATTTGATTTAGATAGCATGTTGAAGATTAATTCTTTGTTAAAATTCTGTAACTTCCTAAATGAAATTTGGCACATTCATATAATGTATTCTCCCAGGTGAGAGCCTGACATTTTAATGTGTAAGGATCCTAAATCAAGATCAGAGTATTTCCTTGCAGAGTTATTTGTTGTATCTGAAACAGGCAGCAAACTAAATGACCAACCATAAGGAAATGgtaaaacagattattttaattCATACTTTGAGATACTATGAAGTCATGAAAATTACTCACcattgcttctttaaaaaatattattttctcaaagtaGTATATGCTCATTGCAAATATGTGAGAACACCTaattaagaaaggagaaaaaaatacatgtaattctGCCACCCAGGGATAATCActgatgatatttttattttgttatcatccagtttttctctcAGGCATATGTGTACACCTTTTACATTATTTGTATAGATTGCAcacataattttgtattttgtattcaggcttttttttctcttagcatACTCTTAAATGTTGTACAAACTTTTTAATAATGTGGAAAAATATGGATGTAGAAAAAATAGGATGAACATTTGTTTATTATATTCTCAAAGATGTCAattacacacaaacatacacatgcatagaATGTTGAGGACATCGCTTAGCCTTCctaaagttttttttctcttttgcaaagtGAGAGGAATAAGTGGCTATGCTATGGGAATGTCATAAATATACATTAAGATAATGCAAGGAAAGTTGATGATGATAaggataaaatgataataaaataaactatatgaAAATCTTAACCATGATTAATAAGACCAATTGTGGATAATTGTTACCTATTTCTTTATagagttttacttttctaaaatttctgcAGAACACATGTTGCTTTTTTAGGGAAAACATGATAACCAGAAAATCTGAATATTAGCTTAGAAAGGTCCCTCTTGGGACTGTGTAAGATGTTCTGCCCCACAGAGCCCTTGAGCACTACTAGAAGGGACACCAGTTCTCTCTCACACCTTAtagattctctgcctcagttggAGTTGGCAGTtcagaccctttttttttttttttttttttttttttgagatggaatctcactctgtcacccaggctagagtgcagtggcacaatttcggctcactgcaacctccgcctcccaggttcaagcaatttttctgcctcagcctcctgagtggctgggactataggcgcctggctaatttttgtatttttagtagagacggggtttcactatcttggccaggctggtctccaactcctgacctcgtgatccacccacctcagcctcccaaagtgctgggattacaggcgtgagccactgcacctggcccagacaCATTTTTATCTATGACCGTGGAAGACAAATGGCAGGTATAAGGACTCAGAGATGCTTTGGCTACTACAAAATTCAAGGGGCTCTaagtaaaatgtaattattttccaaaaattaaaatatctggtCCAATAACAggacagaatatttgaaattgaaATCATCCTGAAAAAATAGGCCACAATGTAGTACATGGTCATTTCATCATAGTCAAGGACTCAAGTCAGAGACTTATAGGGAAAACCTGCTCTGTTGATTCTCTTGAGGCATAAAAAAGTTGCTGCACTGCACAGCTCCAGGGAACATTTAAATATAGACCCTGCGGGTGTGCCATTTTGTGGTTCTGAATAGTAGATCCATACTTCCAACTGGCTTTTGACATTATGCTACCCATTATCACTCCCAGGGAGGCTAGATTTAAAGATGGACTTCTCTGCCCAACAGTGCactccctgcactttgggagtgCATAAACATAGGTAGGTAAAGAATTGTAACTCTCGATAtctgaataattttgtttttcatgttttaatttcttaggTCCAGTTTGTTATTATCACCATCCACATAAGCCAGTTCTTTTTCATGGAGGATTGCAAGTAtcagtttccagtttttgtgtacATCATAATGAGTTACAGTTGCATGTTTCTGCTGCTCTTTCTCCATTTTTGGTACTGTGCTTACACCAAAGGTCAGAGGTTGcccaaaactgtgaaaaatggAACTTGTAAAAACAAAGATAACTGAAGCCCAACATAAGTCTATGATCGAAACGGATACATTGTCTTCCTTGACAATCAAGAGATAATTGCCTATGCAgtgcattttgtatatttttcaaaactaagAGCTTGTATTTTTATGATAAGTTATTGGGATGTCTGATATTTGAGACCCCGAAGCTTCCAGATAACAGTCTTCTGATAATTAGAGCCTACAGCagccagaagtttttttttttttttttttttttttttagctgcttTTAAACCTAATCCAAAGGTTTTGTTTAACACATTTTGTTACAGTGAAAAAAAGATATGAAGCAATACAGTACTCTTCAAGGAAGTccaataaagatgaaaaatatcatTAGATATTTTGAGCAGAGACAGAGATCCATGTGTTACAATAGATTCCTTCTGCCAGGTCTGGAAAGTCTGGAAACCAACCATAGGCCCTGGCTTTGTCATTTATTGGCTGTATTCAGAAGATACTATGTTTGCTCTAGAGTACTCCCATTTTAGCAAGCTAGCACAGGTGAAAATTGAGTGAGTTTTTGATAACTTGTCATTCAAAATCATTAATGATAATTTTCAATGGATCTTTTGAGTAGCCATCACCAGTTTTGCTGATAAGACTTCCTCACAACCCATTTGTTGTACAAACTGTTTCAGAGTAACCATACTTTGGGTTAGTACGCTAATGCACTTGACACCAAGTTTCATTCAGttgattattttcaaaacaagGTGATTTGTTTTAATGGGTTAATGAACACTTTGCTATTACTGTTTTACAATTAACTTTGTAGATCTCTGGAAAGAAGTGAATTTGTCAATGAAAAAAGCACTGTGTGGTTCAGTGGGAAAAACCTGTTGTCTGTTACAGTATCACATCACTGTCTTACATTGTCATGGTTTAAATTATTATCTTGGTTAAATATATAGGTTAGATACTTAAATGTTCACATCATGAGCACACTACAGGTACTAcccttaaattataaaaaatatacagtTTATTGTACACAGTTTCCAGATATGGTTTAGAGTGGCTGTGAAGCAACTAGAGGCAAACTGTGGAACAGAGAATATCCAGGGGAAAATTGATTATGTAAGCAAGGGCTGTTCTActttgagagagagacagacagactaTATAATAGTTATAGATTATGTAATTAATGTTATAGATACACTGACCAATAAAGTATTTTCTGAAATTATGAATTAATTAACAACCTGGATTTCTGTTTCCAGACCTATAAACCATGTAATGGAAGACTGAAATACATTTGGCATaggctttgtttctttaaaattgctactttctaaaattctgttatttttacattttcctgttAGAGAATCAAAACTACTAGTCAGTAGTTTTGTCCAAGAAATAACAATATTTGgacatttgtgaatttttccctatttttttcttattttatttatagtcaATTTTGAAGGACTGTTTATGTTTGTAGGACTTTAAACAACTAGTACTTAAAGCCCCAGTGAATGTTGAACACACACAGATACTTATTGTACAACAATGCCTAAGTTTTACTCAATACCATGGCCTTTTATGTTTACACTTACCAGATTCATAAGGTTATTTGCCTTTAAGTGATCTTTTGTGATTTTACTTGATTACTGTATGAGAAGGTAAAGGTTGATAAATGGgagtaattatatatataacattgattatttttttttctgaagcagagttttactcttgttgaccaggctagagtgcaatggcgcaatctcggctcactgcaacctcgcctctctggttcaagtgattctcctgcctcagcctcccaggtagctgggattacaggcacctgccaccacgcccagctgatttttgtatttttagtagatacagggttggccaggctggtctcgaactcctgacctcaggtgatcctcccacctcgcgctcccaaagtgctgggattacaggggtgagccactgcatctggccataattttatatttttagaaaaaaaagaataaaggacaaaagagCACAGATAAATGAAACAACTGCTCTAATGTATTCCACTGGAAGGGTCTCAGGACTCCTTAACTGTTTTCCAGGTTTGGCTCTTCATATCTAACCTGTGCTAAAATGAGAAGGTATGCTAGGTGCTGTTATAAATCACATCATTTCCAAAGACCCCAAGTAGTATAGAGACCAAAATgaggcaaaaataaaagagatgaaaCAGGAGAGTTTATTTCTTGCATACTTTCCGACCTTCATCATACAACCTCTCCTAACCTCCCCCTAGTCTCTAAAATGTTTAACTTGCCTATGAGCTAACATGTAATAAAGCACGTACTCAATTATATGAATAGAAGTGGAGAGCCAGAATGCTACAAAAGAAATCACAGCTGCTAGAAGTATCCTCCATAGAAACATCAACATGATTGTGGATCAAAAtgattttcactggatatagaatttgTATGGGCCATATTTATTAAAAGAGTTCTGTGTTGCCACATAGAGTTCCTTTGGGATTTCATCCCACTTTTCAGGACTTAGCTTGTTTGGGTTTGCTTACctaacaagcaacaacaacaacaaaataaacagttCCAAAATCTAGTTTATTACATAAATCTCTACGAATCCTTGAGGGCCTATatctatattataaataaatacatatatagatttttaaatatctatggGACTTTGCCATTTACAGccttaattataaaattatgagaTTATATTCTCTCCATTACCCTTTATTtctgttaactttttaaagactGGAACATTCTGTGGATGTTGTCAAAGTTTGAGTTTGTTTTTCCGTGTACTATAATAAATTTGTGGTATCGCatgtatatgtgttgtgtgtatttttcattttggaaTCTAACTGCATGTGTTTGCATGGGTTGGTGGCTTTTAATTTGAATACTTACCAATCAa
Protein-coding sequences here:
- the ELOVL7 gene encoding elongation of very long chain fatty acids protein 7 isoform X3, which gives rise to MSGWGIGYSFRCEIVDYSQSPTALRMARTCWLYYFSKFVELLDTIFFVLRKKNNQVTFLHVFHHTIMPCTWWFGVKFAAGGLGTFHALLNTAVHVVMYSYYGLSTLGPAYQKYLWWKKYLTSLQLVQFVIITIHISQFFFMEDCKYQFPVFVYIIMSYSCMFLLLFLHFWYCAYTKGQRLPKTVKNGTCKNKDN